The following proteins are co-located in the Triticum aestivum cultivar Chinese Spring chromosome 1A, IWGSC CS RefSeq v2.1, whole genome shotgun sequence genome:
- the LOC123039455 gene encoding SUN domain-containing protein 1 — protein MASTAAVPATNTNGNHALSVDSHSSQDVRRRTVVAKKKPTPELLTEGGVNGVSDDKVSSKKDIGHTSRGESVIDKPKYSSEGRKDALPPAPSAEHRKKSTTKQEKAKWETALSVLMKLCLLFTAFAWMGQVLWGWQNGDLSFTALDMKSRLSKVEVFKKTTRMLQVQLDILDKKLGDEIGKAKRDITKQFDDKGKKLETKVKTLEGKADILDKSLAELRNMGFVSKKEFDEILTQLKRKKGLDGTGSDITLDDVRIFAKEIVEMEIARHAADGLGMVDYALGSGGGKVVKHSGAFKKAKSILPRRSESHKMLEPSFGQPGECFALEGSAGFVEIRLRTGIIPEAVTLEHVDKSVAFDRSSAPKDFQVSGWYQGADDDSDKQPRTPTSLGEFTYDLEKSNAQTFQLDRTTADASVVNIVRLDFSSNHGQPELTCIYRFRVHGSEPGSLRHRGIVRPDLVSTCVPGTIRSSLFSFD, from the exons ATGGCTTCAACTGCTGCAGTACCGGCCACAAATACAAATGGGAACCATGCACTAAGTGTGGATTCACATTCCAGCCAAGATGTTAGGCGGCGAACGGTTGTTGCAAAGAAAAAGCCTACACCTGAGCTTCTTACTGAAGGTGGAGTTAATGGGGTCTCAGATGATAAGGTTTCTAGTAAGAAGGATATTGGTCATACAAGCCGTGGAGAGTCAGTTATCGACAAACCGAAATATTCATCTGAGGGAAGAAAAGATGCACTTCCTCCAGCACCTTCTGCTGAACATCGAAAGAAAAGTACTACTAAACAAGAAAAAGCCAAGTGGGAAACTGCACTAAGTGTGCTGATGAAGCTTTGCCTTCTTTTTACGGCTTTTGCTTGGATGGGGCAGGTGTTATGGGGATGGCAAAATGGGGATCTATCATTTACAGCACTTGATATGAAGAGCAGACTATCCAAGGTAGAGGTGTTCAAGAAGACGACTAGGATGCTCCAGGTGCAACTGGACATTTTAGATAAGAAGCTAGGAGATGAGATCGGCAAAGCAAAAAGGGACATCACAAAGCAATTTGATGACAAGGGCAAGAAGTTAGAGACAAAGGTGAAGACATTGGAAGGCAAGGCTGACATATTAGACAAGTCACTTGCTGAACTGAGAAACATGGGTTTTGTCTCCAAGAAAGAATTTGATGAGATTCTGActcagttgaagagaaagaagGGTTTGGATGGCACTGGGAGTGATATAACCTTAGACGATGTAAGAATATTTGCCAAAGAAATAGTGGAGATGGAGATAGCCAGGCATGCAGCAGATGGCCTTGGAATGGTGGATTATGCATTAGGGTCTGGTGGTGGCAAAGTGGTTAAGCATTCGGGTGCTTTCAAGAAAGCTAAGAGCATTCTTCCTCGTCGTAGTGAAAGTCACAAAATGCTGGAGCCAAGTTTTGGACAGCCAGGAGAATGTTTTGCACTGGAAGGAAGTGCTGGATTTGTGGAAATCAGGCTCAGGACAGGAATTATTCCTGAGGCAGTCACTCTAGAGCATGTCGACAAG AGTGTGGCCTTCGACCGCTCCAGCGCTCCCAAGGATTTCCAGGTCAGCGGGTGGTACCAAGGAGCAGACGACGATTCAGACAAGCAACCACGCACGCCGACAAGCCTAGGAGAGTTCACTTACGACCTCGAGAAGAGCAACGCCCAGACCTTCCAGCTAGACAGAACCACCGCCGACGCATCTGTGGTCAACATTGTCCGGCTCGACTTCTCCTCGAACCATGGGCAGCCTGAGCTGACGTGCATCTACCGCTTCAGGGTGCACGGCAGCGAGCCTGGCTCTCTTCGGCACCGCGGCATCGTGAGGCCTGATCTAGTTAGTACCTGTGTGCCTGGGACCATACGGTCTTCCCTCTTTAGCTTTGATTGA
- the LOC123039467 gene encoding pentatricopeptide repeat-containing protein At4g35850, mitochondrial, with protein MGLLKNSLLLQGQLRQATAQAAAAAASAGVGRRGVATSTEEYMRRNYANNVSEYNTVIGSLIQQRRPYLLRDAYDDMLLDGVQPVRDTFHNLIVGTMKGSRLQDAFYFRDQMREMGLQPDVNLYNFLISTCGKCKNSDAAILLLEEMKAHGVKLKGETYICLLNALAATGRTDQVYAIVRDMTAAGLGLNKFCYAGLITAFKNKTPASEDTPAKILEFVQQSKGWQYVERVANDSAENIMMNVSDEELYNLPTAEFAHRRGFIFKQLTIYHVAIHACADLGSKETLEALLDMFTKENFNYDAFIVMQAVRCYLRCGDIDSAVKMFEEFSSSKPTPAELYVTLAEGAMIGYTPRGMEVAQATLERMTERKFFLNPKMGTDLLLAASGEKTGGYTTANYIWDMLQTRNIIPALPAVEAYYKGLKEREIPSDDPRLVNVARVLDNLQLRLGPRRNFQ; from the exons ATGGGCCTCCTCAAGAACTCCCTCCTGCTCCAag GGCAGCTGCGGCAGGCTACGGCTcaggcggcggccgccgccgccagcgcgggagtggggcggcgcggcgtggcgacgtcgacggaggagtacatgcGCCGCAACTACGCCAACAATGTCTCCGAGTACAACACCGTCATCGGGTCCCTCATCCAGCAGCGCAG GCCCTACCTGCTTCGTGATGCCTACGATGACATGTTACTCGACGGGGTGCAGCCTGTGCGGGACACATTCCACAATCTCATAGTCGGCACCATGAAGGGCAGCCGGCTACAAGATGCTTTCTACTTCCGCGACCAGATGAGAGAAATGGGCTTGCAGCCTGAT GTTAACCTATACAATTTTCTGATCTCCACTTGCGGGAAATGCAAGAACTCGGATGCAGCAATCTTG CTTCTGGAAGAAATGAAAGCACATGGCGTTAAGTTGAAAGGAGAAACCTACATTTGTCTCTTGAATGCGCTTGCAGCAACTGGGCGTACGGATCAAGT TTATGCTATAGTTCGTGATATGACCGCCGCTGGACTTGGATTAAACAAGTTTTGTTATGCTGGACTAATAACTGCATTCAAGAACAAGACACCAGCCAGTGAGGATACTCCGGCAAAA ATTCTTGAGTTCGTCCAGCAGTCAAAAGGTTGGCAGTATGTTGAAAGGGTAGCAAATGATAGTGCTGAGAATATAATGATGAATGTGTCAGACGAAGAGCTATACAACTTGCCAACAGCAGAATTTGCACACAGAAGAGGATTTATATTTAAGCAGTTAACAATTTATCATGTTGCTATCCATGCTTGTGCAGACTTGGGGAGCAAAGAG ACACTCGAAGCACTTCTTGACATGTTCACTAAAGAGAATTTTAATTATGATGCCTTCATTGTGATGCAAGCTGTAAG GTGTTATCTTCGATGTGGAGATATTGATTCCGCTGTTAAGATGTTTGAAGAGTTCTCAAGCTCGAAACCCACACCCGCAGAGCTGTATGTG ACACTTGCCGAGGGAGCTATGATAGGGTATACTCCAAGAGGAATGGAAGTTGCTCAAGCAACCTTG GAGAGAATGACTGAAAGAAAATTCTTCTTGAATCCCAAGATGGGGACGGATCTTCTACTAGCGGCTTCTGGTGAAAAG ACTGGTGGATATACAACTGCAAATTATATTTGGGATATGCTGCAAACCCGCAATATAATTCCAGCACTTCCTGCTGTTGAAGCATACTACAAGGGATTGAAG GAACGAGAAATTCCTTCGGACGATCCACGGCTTGTGAATGTTGCCCGTGTTTTGGACAACCTGCAACTCCGGTTGGGCCCGAGGAGAAATTTTCAGTAA